From the Accumulibacter sp. genome, one window contains:
- a CDS encoding family 16 glycosylhydrolase translates to MSIEQTAVLLFDDFAIAGPDVDRSVWTTPTGAAGFFGRTAIRNPLSVAGDGGKTPVADGVAHLRLSTYNPTALVPGDSFWGSEIDSIQTFAIGGSIPGLQFEARVASPFGKPPGLVTSLFGYRLIDAQSTNHDEIDWEFVSNLYQPGVDPPRALINHYADEPLGAGHGVALELPTGFDFTSFHTYGFRLFPGRIEWLVDGLLRYSSTSAVPTGPMGVNLNVWAPAPEFALAYSAALQPAADAQANVDFDYRVDWVRVSSTSLRFYDQPEHFAAYAKILPGVAEPAVPIYHNDALLGGIDYHGIELYDRTPGGAGYPLTFVDLVANSFVRATYQKPDGTSGSLGTSFAATFSYRPAQGGENLLYVPTTDKAEITTGGSDRYTDRVTAHFGSAATVSSTRTFPDPSPAATTVFITNTLLATEEIALATGLARTRGDVVRSGTLSSMFADAQQFDASLLLWEDGSGNVHHLALSESTPRDAHLFTAPQELGRWVELVKGAGSTWFPDSPTIRLSITDSHGLRFGLQGFLAASRNPNDDSLSVWLEVLDAPPAIAQGTRYATGLAVSAVAPLTDPSTYVSPFSIKLAGTPFVNAELSGYDNLVATGTAASNALRGNAGANTLNGEGGDDTLIGAAGNDTLNGGDGNDSLDGGSGADTLDGGEGNDRLWGGTAADSLTGGDGSDQYYVDHAGDSVTETNANPATGGADQIFSSLAAYTLGANVENGRILAAGIASLTGNDLDNLLYGGSGNSLLDGAAGNDTASYLYGVSSGVSVSLAIAGAQATGGSGSDTLVAIENLSGSIHADMLTGDGNANRLEGANGNDTLAGGAGDDTLDGGLGADSLIGGDGSDQYYVDHAGDRVTETNANPVSGGTDQVFSGLAAYTLGAHIENGRILATGAANLTGNALDNRLDAGTGANLLDGAGGNDTLSYLHGASSGVSVSLAIAAPQATGGSGTDTLIAIENLGGSTWDDTLRGDGNANRLDGAEGNDFLNGDAGDDTLDGGAGNDRLWGGSGADSLVGGDGSDSYYVDNAGDSVGESNANPATGGTDQVFSYLAAYTLTAHIENGRILATGAANLTGNALDNLLDAGTGANLLDGAGGNDTVSYLYAVIGSGISVSLALAGAQATGGSGSDTLAGIENLSGSTYDDTLTGDGNANRLNGAQGNDFLNGGAGNDTLDGGAGNDRLWGGSGADSLLGGDGSDFYYLDDAGDSVTETNANPATGGTDQVLSYLASTTLGAHIENGRILTSGVANLTGNTLDNLLDAGTGANLLDGAGGNDTVSYLYGASSGVSVSLAILGAQATGGSGSDTLAGIENLSGSTYDDTLTGDGNANRLNGAQGNDFLNGNAGNDSLDGGAGNDTLWGGTGADSLSGGDGSDLYYVDHAGDSVSESNANPTTGGIDLVYSSIAAYTLGANVENGRILATGAASLSGNALANLLYAGAGANVLDGAGGNDTASYLYGVSGSGVTASLASGAATGGSGSDTLTGIENLVGSAYADTLSGDASGNVLSGGNGNDTLSGGLGADIFRFDMLPNAATNRDTISDFSVFDDTIELENAIFSSLPNGPLAAGSFRSGAGVTTAADADDYLIYDTASGALYYDANGNIGAGPVQIATLAAGLALTNVDFLVT, encoded by the coding sequence ATGTCGATTGAGCAGACAGCGGTCCTGTTGTTTGACGATTTCGCGATTGCAGGCCCCGATGTCGACCGGAGCGTGTGGACGACGCCGACGGGGGCCGCCGGGTTTTTCGGTCGCACGGCGATTCGCAATCCATTGTCGGTTGCCGGTGACGGAGGGAAGACCCCGGTTGCCGATGGCGTTGCGCACCTGCGTCTGTCAACCTACAACCCAACGGCGCTCGTGCCGGGCGACAGCTTCTGGGGGTCCGAGATCGATTCGATCCAGACGTTCGCCATCGGCGGCTCAATCCCGGGGCTGCAGTTTGAAGCGCGCGTCGCCTCACCGTTCGGCAAGCCGCCTGGCTTGGTCACTTCGCTGTTCGGGTATCGCCTGATCGATGCGCAGTCGACGAACCATGACGAGATCGACTGGGAGTTCGTCTCCAACCTCTACCAGCCCGGAGTCGATCCACCGCGCGCCCTGATCAATCATTATGCCGACGAGCCTCTCGGCGCGGGTCACGGTGTCGCGCTCGAGTTGCCAACCGGATTTGACTTTACGTCCTTCCACACCTACGGTTTTCGGCTGTTTCCCGGACGGATCGAATGGCTGGTCGATGGTCTGCTCCGGTACTCGTCGACCAGCGCTGTGCCAACCGGGCCGATGGGCGTGAACCTGAACGTCTGGGCGCCCGCGCCTGAGTTTGCTCTCGCCTACAGTGCGGCATTGCAGCCAGCGGCTGATGCGCAGGCGAACGTCGACTTCGACTACCGGGTGGATTGGGTGCGGGTGTCGTCTACCAGCCTGCGCTTCTACGACCAGCCGGAGCACTTCGCCGCGTATGCGAAGATCCTGCCGGGTGTTGCCGAGCCCGCCGTACCCATCTACCACAACGATGCCCTGCTTGGCGGCATCGACTACCACGGCATCGAGTTGTACGACCGCACACCGGGCGGTGCGGGTTACCCGTTGACCTTCGTAGACCTGGTCGCCAACAGCTTTGTCCGCGCGACGTATCAGAAGCCGGACGGTACGTCTGGCTCACTGGGCACGTCCTTTGCCGCAACCTTTTCGTATCGTCCGGCACAAGGGGGCGAGAACCTGCTGTATGTGCCAACGACAGACAAGGCGGAGATCACCACCGGAGGGAGCGACCGCTATACCGATCGCGTCACCGCACACTTCGGCTCGGCAGCTACCGTGAGCAGCACGCGAACCTTTCCAGACCCTTCTCCCGCGGCAACGACGGTGTTCATCACGAACACCCTGCTTGCCACCGAAGAAATCGCCCTCGCAACGGGACTGGCGAGAACGCGGGGCGATGTCGTGCGCAGCGGGACTCTTTCCAGCATGTTCGCTGACGCGCAGCAGTTCGATGCGTCGCTGCTCCTCTGGGAAGACGGCTCAGGCAACGTGCATCATCTGGCGCTTTCGGAGAGCACTCCCAGGGACGCCCATCTCTTTACTGCGCCCCAGGAGCTCGGCCGTTGGGTCGAGCTGGTCAAGGGTGCGGGTTCAACCTGGTTTCCTGACAGCCCGACGATTCGATTGTCGATCACCGACTCGCATGGACTTCGCTTCGGCCTGCAGGGCTTTCTCGCCGCCAGCCGGAATCCGAATGATGATTCTCTCAGCGTATGGCTCGAGGTCCTCGACGCACCGCCTGCCATCGCGCAGGGCACGCGCTACGCGACGGGACTTGCCGTCTCGGCCGTTGCGCCCTTGACCGACCCGTCGACCTACGTCAGTCCCTTCTCGATCAAGCTCGCCGGGACACCGTTTGTCAATGCCGAGTTGAGCGGCTACGACAACCTCGTCGCTACGGGCACTGCCGCAAGCAATGCCCTGCGGGGGAACGCTGGAGCCAATACCCTGAACGGTGAGGGCGGGGACGACACCCTCATCGGTGCGGCGGGCAATGACACACTGAATGGCGGTGACGGCAACGACAGCCTCGACGGCGGGTCCGGCGCCGACACTCTCGACGGTGGCGAAGGCAACGACCGCCTCTGGGGCGGTACCGCTGCCGACAGCCTGACGGGTGGCGACGGCTCCGACCAGTACTACGTTGACCACGCCGGCGACAGCGTCACCGAAACCAACGCCAACCCCGCCACCGGCGGCGCCGACCAGATCTTCAGCTCCCTTGCCGCCTACACCCTCGGCGCGAACGTCGAGAACGGCCGCATTCTTGCCGCCGGCATCGCCAGCCTGACCGGCAACGACCTCGACAACCTCCTGTACGGCGGCAGCGGCAACAGCCTGCTTGACGGCGCCGCTGGCAACGACACCGCGAGCTACCTCTACGGCGTCAGCAGCGGCGTCAGCGTCAGCCTCGCCATCGCCGGCGCACAGGCGACCGGCGGTTCCGGCAGCGACACCCTGGTCGCCATCGAGAACCTCAGCGGCTCGATCCACGCTGACATGCTGACCGGCGACGGCAACGCCAACCGGCTCGAAGGCGCCAACGGCAACGACACCCTGGCCGGTGGTGCCGGCGACGACACCCTCGACGGCGGCCTCGGCGCCGACAGCCTGATCGGTGGCGACGGCTCCGACCAGTATTACGTGGATCATGCCGGTGACCGCGTCACGGAGACGAATGCCAACCCCGTCAGCGGCGGCACCGACCAGGTCTTCAGCGGCCTCGCGGCCTACACCCTCGGCGCCCACATCGAGAACGGCCGGATTCTTGCCACGGGCGCCGCCAACCTCACCGGCAACGCCCTCGACAACCGCCTCGACGCCGGCACCGGCGCCAACCTCCTCGACGGTGCCGGCGGCAACGACACCCTCAGCTACCTCCACGGCGCCAGCAGCGGGGTCAGCGTCAGCCTCGCCATCGCCGCCCCACAGGCCACCGGCGGCTCGGGTACCGACACCCTGATCGCCATCGAAAACCTCGGCGGCTCGACCTGGGACGACACCCTGCGCGGCGACGGCAACGCCAACCGTCTCGACGGTGCGGAGGGCAACGACTTCCTAAATGGCGACGCCGGCGATGACACCCTCGACGGCGGCGCTGGCAACGACCGCCTCTGGGGTGGCAGCGGTGCCGACAGCCTGGTCGGCGGTGACGGCTCCGACTCCTATTACGTCGACAACGCCGGCGACAGCGTCGGCGAAAGCAACGCCAACCCAGCAACCGGCGGCACCGACCAGGTCTTCAGTTATCTCGCCGCCTACACCCTCACCGCCCACATCGAGAACGGCCGCATCCTCGCCACCGGCGCGGCCAACCTCACCGGCAACGCCCTCGACAACCTCCTCGACGCCGGCACCGGCGCCAACCTCCTCGACGGCGCCGGCGGCAACGACACCGTCAGCTACCTCTACGCCGTCATTGGCAGCGGCATCAGCGTCAGCCTCGCCCTTGCCGGCGCCCAGGCGACCGGCGGCTCCGGCAGCGACACCCTCGCCGGCATCGAGAACCTCAGTGGCTCCACCTACGACGACACCCTCACCGGCGACGGCAACGCCAACCGCCTCAACGGCGCGCAGGGCAACGACTTCCTCAACGGCGGCGCCGGCAACGACACCCTCGACGGCGGCGCCGGCAACGACCGCCTCTGGGGTGGCAGCGGCGCCGACAGCCTGCTCGGTGGTGACGGCTCCGACTTCTACTACCTCGACGACGCCGGCGACAGCGTCACTGAGACCAACGCCAACCCGGCAACCGGTGGCACCGACCAGGTTCTCAGCTACCTCGCCAGCACCACCCTCGGCGCCCACATCGAGAACGGCCGCATCCTCACCTCAGGCGTCGCCAACCTCACCGGCAACACCCTCGACAACCTCCTCGACGCCGGCACCGGCGCCAACCTCCTCGACGGTGCCGGCGGCAACGACACCGTCAGCTACCTCTATGGTGCCAGCAGCGGCGTCAGCGTCAGCCTCGCCATCCTCGGCGCCCAGGCCACCGGCGGCTCCGGCAGCGACACCCTCGCCGGAATCGAGAACCTCAGCGGCTCCACCTACGACGACACCCTCACCGGCGACGGCAACGCCAACCGCCTCAACGGCGCGCAAGGCAACGACTTCCTCAATGGCAACGCCGGCAACGACAGCCTCGACGGCGGCGCCGGCAACGACACCCTCTGGGGCGGTACCGGCGCCGACAGCCTGAGCGGTGGCGACGGCTCCGACCTCTACTACGTCGACCACGCCGGCGACAGCGTCAGCGAAAGCAACGCCAATCCCACCACGGGCGGCATCGACCTCGTCTACAGTTCCATCGCCGCCTACACCCTCGGCGCGAACGTCGAGAACGGCCGCATCCTCGCCACCGGCGCCGCGAGCCTGAGCGGCAACGCCCTCGCCAACCTCCTCTACGCCGGCGCCGGCGCCAACGTCCTCGACGGTGCCGGCGGCAACGACACCGCCAGCTACCTCTACGGCGTCAGCGGCAGCGGCGTCACCGCCAGCCTCGCCAGCGGCGCCGCCACCGGCGGCTCCGGCAGCGACACCCTCACCGGCATCGAGAACCTCGTCGGCTCGGCCTACGCCGACACCCTCAGCGGCGACGCCAGCGGCAACGTCCTCAGCGGCGGCAACGGCAACGACACCCTCAGCGGCGGCCTCGGCGCCGACATCTTCCGCTTCGACATGCTGCCGAACGCCGCGACCAACCGCGACACGATCAGCGACTTCAGCGTCTTCGACGACACCATCGAACTCGAGAACGCGATCTTCAGCTCGCTGCCGAACGGCCCGCTGGCCGCCGGCTCGTTCCGCTCCGGTGCCGGGGTCACCACCGCTGCCGACGCCGACGACTACCTCATCTACGACACCGCCAGCGGCGCGCTCTACTACGACGCCAATGGCAACATCGGCGCCGGCCCGGTGCAGATCGCTACCCTCGCCGCCGGCCTGGCGCTCACCAATGTCGACTTCCTCGTCACATGA